Within the Oryzias melastigma strain HK-1 linkage group LG8, ASM292280v2, whole genome shotgun sequence genome, the region TGCTTACGTTCTATTTTCAGACCAATGAAGGCTTTTATCATCATTTCTGTGACACAAACGTCTTTGGTAAAGAAAGGCAAATACACTGAATGAGCTACAATGAACAAATGAGTAAAATCTAGGTAATAACAAATGGTAGTTATATGTGTCAGATGGAAACAGGGGAAAgagcggggggtgggggggggtaaACTCTAAGAAGTTCAGATGGAAATGGGGGGAATGTTTCAGAGCTTTTTTCCATGAGTGCTTGCTCAAGGCACCGAGCGGGAGGGGccagaggagcaggagaggagCCGGATCAGTCAGTGTCCCTCCAGTGGCATGTCCCCTAGGGCAGTGTCCTTCAGTAATCCTGGCCTCTCCCGTGTGGAGTTGAGGTGCCCCACATAGACCTCGAGGCCAGGCGAGAATGCTCACACACTGATAATAAGGCAAGCAGTCAGTGTCCCAAATGCTTCCGCAAAAGGGAATCGAAGCTACAAAAGTCCCTTTTAGAGTTTGACTAAAAAGGTTTTCTTGCGTAGACGCGGTGATATGTGCAAATCCACAGGTTCTTGGTGTTGAAGTCAAAGTTCCAGTTTCCCTAAGCTCACTTGAAAACCTTGCGGTTCCCCAGCAGGTCTTCGGCTCTGTCCAGCTCATCTCCCACACAGATGCCAGTAAGATCCTGCCGGACTCAAGTTCCACTATCCCGTTGCGTAAAAAAAGCCCCCAACACATTGCTGCAGTGTCACAGGATGAGCCAATGACGTTGGCCACTGACGCGAGTGTCCTGCTTTTTCGGATGGGTATCGGGTTGCCGTCTTTGGCCCACCTCTGGTCTCTTGGAGAGTCACCTATCCCGGTATCAGGAATGCTGCGACTGACGTGCTTAGTGACGGCAGTGTTGACTCCAACAGCAGCTCGGCATAGCGGGTTGGGTGTCCATGCGAGCTCCCACCAGCTATAGGGTTCCAGGGGACCATCCATGCATGTTAATATGCACGCAGTCTGCAACGCATATTTGTGAGGGCCCTCTCAGGGGGTTGTTTTGACACAGGACACCTGCTGTCGAATGATAAGAAAGTGTGAGTGAAGCATTGTTGACCCACCTTTGCCAATCCAGTGGTGTGGTCCAGCCCAAACAGATCCTCTGTGTCATGTCTGTCTGTCCTTCAGTTCCCAGACTAACTCTGGGATAAAGAACAGATGGGATTTGGCACTGAGAGGATGTAAAGAGAAGACTTTGTAGCCAGACCATGAGCTCCACGCTTTGGCCATGTCCCTATTCTATAACTTGTGTCCAtgatctttctttctttagagGGGACACTGCTCGGAGGTGAATGAACCCCCTtccttctttttccttcttttcttcttgTGGGCAGTCCAGCATGCCGTAGCCATCAACAGGAGCAAAATGCCCATCACTAAGAGGACCACCGACACCACTTTAGTCTGCGGTAGGTCGTTGTAAGTGTAGGTAACCCCTGTTCCTGCCACCCCAATGACCAAAGAGATGATCCCAAAAGGAAATATGCAGCGGTACCAGGACTTCTCCATGCCTCCGGTGGCTTGAGACAAACGCTCCAGGGAGGAGAGTACTTCAGGGACTTTAGCGCCAGTCTCCAGGGACTGGCTCTCCTGTCCCGAGTTAGTTTGTGGCTGTGGCTGGCAAGCAAAATGTCCAGTCGTGCAGCCCATTTTGGGCGGGCTCGTAGATCCCAACAGGTCAACAGCGTTGGACTCCGGGATTCTAACGTTCGTCTCCTCCAGCCTGGAGAAACAGAAGCCGGCACAAGAAGACggaaaaaagatataaaaaagaagaagtttgggATGAAGTGGAGGAAAATGATGAATGCTGTAATGTCAGGAGATGAGGCTTGTAAATCTAAAAATCCACTCACACGTTCTCCTGTGCCTGCTCCTCTCTGTGGCTGTCTCTTTGAACACTGCTTGCTGGCCCTACGACAGCACATTGTAGACTCTGCAGAGTGTAGTGACGGCATTTATAAAGCACCAAAGGAACGGGAGGAGCGAGGCAGAAAAACTGGGAAGTCGTAGGGTCGTGATTGGCTCTTTCAGAGTGACATCAAACACTGAAGGGGCTGCAGAAGCACAGGAAGGGGGAGGGGAGAAGGCTTCTCTATTTTCTCCTCATCCCTATCATTTCACCTCAATTACTGTCTGTTTTCGTAAAATAATGCACAATGCTTCAAGGATCGCTTCTTAGGAGAAGGGGGACACCTTCCTTTCCTGTTTACACGTAAAGTTCCAAACATCTTTGTGTggaaattaacccaaaaaaaaaatttgactcCCACACACAGTCATTTTGCTCTAAACATCTGAAATAAATTAGGTGCAGGAATGCATCCAACATACAGAGCTGCTGCAATGAGGGGAGTAAATAGACGGCCGTGATAGAAAATACAGGCAGCCTCCTCCTTTttcccacccacacacactgcAAATGCCAGTTCTTTCTGAATGAAAGACAACCTGGTAGTAGATTGAGGATGCCCTGCTTCCTCTTTagcaaaaaatagaatgaatctCAAGAGCTGACAAATCTTTCATTCTTACCTGTTAGGTCAGGGACATAAGTGAGTACAAATGTTGGCTTCAATATCTATCTTCTGCACACTAGAGGCTCCTAATAATCAGCTTTATAATACTCCCAATAAATATAATTGGTTACTGAATTTGGAGCTGTACAATGGATAACAGAGACAGCTTCAAGAGTCTTTACAGTTttcagtaaaactttttttttctgaatacaAGCCAAGAAATTATGTGCATAATGTCTGACTCACAACTCTAATTATAGGTTCGAAATCATCTAAAACAAATCACCATGACTCCAGCTCAGTATTAAGGCTGCACTagttaattaaatcaaactatTGTTCCTCTTCACTGCCTTTAGGCTCATGTTAGCAAATTAAGAAATACCTATCAGTCCCTGCAGAAATCTTTCTGTCCGCACAGAACAATGGTTGTTGGGATTTCAAGGAGACAGAAATGCTCATTCAGGGGCAATCAAATAATAACATGGACCTAACAAGCAGCCAGCAAAAGACGTGTGCATGAGCCAAAACGAAATAAAGGAAGCGAAAGTGAGGAATGTGTTTGTGCAGAGCAGGGGTGCAGGGGGGAAAGGGGACGCTCAAAAGCAAGAGGCAATTCAAGAGAGAGAAGTAAAAATTCTTTCTAGCACGGCTCGGTTTCTGTGGATTTGTATGTTGGCTTGGACTTGAATAAAGCCAGGGTGCATTTTGGGAAGAGCGTGAGAATGTGTGTGACACACAGGTACTTTCCAATAAGCTTCCactttggaaaagaaaaaaaaacaaaaagtaggaTTTCCATTTTGTAACCAAAAGAGGCGTGAGAAAAATTCAACAAAGGCGTGAGACAGGGGTAACCTGGGCAGGGCCGGGCCCCACTGGTGGGAGCAGAGGAGCTCTGCTAGTGACAGGCAAAGCCAGCTGATGGATGCAGGTCACAGGAAGGCTGCGTTGCGTAGGTGCTACTCCCATCGGGACCTGTGTTTAATGTTGACGTGATCTGAAAGATGCCATCTACTTCACCATCGCCTCACAGGCTGAATCAAGATCAAATAAACAGACTGGAGCTCCAAGAATCTATAGATCATATCACCTATGGTGCTTCAGTGTTAAAAAATCCTTTcgaaaaactcacatttattggTGATGTAAACAAGAGGATgctaaaaatgttgctttattttagGCTCAAAtggaaatattcatttttatctccTTTGGGAAACATGCCATTTGCAGCTTGCAGCGTGCAGAGAGCCAGGCTTATCGTCTTTGTGACTCACCCATTTCTGGGTGTGTGCATCTCCTTGTTTGTGTGTGCCTGTGGGCTGGTGCAGCAGGACTCAAACACCCACGTCCTGCTGCGTGGACCCAGCGCCACCTGTCGTCCAGTCTGCCTCAGCCCCTCATATCCACGCGTCATCAGTGAGCTTCAGCCTCTCGGTCCTCTGGCAGCACACACCCTCACACGACAGAGACATAGCATTGGCGGTtgaacatgtatgtgtgtgttatGCCAGCTCAATATGGAAATGAAGAACTAGAGTCAATCACTTTGTCTGATTACAGATGGTGTCTCCAtctggttttcttttctttctttatttatttgagcaaaaaaatctCCTAACAAGGGTCCCagtttgaaaaaacagaaacaaatgcaAGAAAGAAACAGGAGGAAGAGCAATATGTCACAATGTGTTCCTTGTTTGCACAAATCTAAAGAACAGCACACCAACATGCCAGCAGCTGACTTGTATGCATTATTGGTATTAGCTGGAATTACAAAAATAACCTCTTTACTTCCTAATAATTGAATGTTTGTGATAAAACTAATAAGGAGACTCATTAGTGTGTTCTGAGGTCACTTCCTCTGTGAGCTGAATGCCACCTGCTGGGTCAAACCCCACATTTGCAGTATTTTGGACTGCCTCTGACAATAACTGCATTTTTATAgttcaggggtgggcaaactgcAGCCCAGGGGTCATACACAGCCTGTCAAATTATTATCTGGCCTGCCAAACtggaattaattatttttataaccCTTATTTTCAGTGGTGTTTTCCCCATTGATTGCGCTCTATAAATAAACTGACATTTGTTTAGGCACAAAAGttattctgtgtttatgtggtgttggaagctttgttgttcttctgttttttaatgtctttttccgatcattccaacacaaacatctataaatttgtgttt harbors:
- the LOC112146844 gene encoding uncharacterized protein LOC112146844; this encodes MDGPLEPYSWWELAWTPNPLCRAAVGVNTAVTKHVSRSIPDTGIGDSPRDQRWAKDGNPIPIRKSRTLASVANVIGSSCDTAAMCWGLFLRNGIVELESGRILLASVWEMSWTEPKTCWGTARFSSELRETGTLTSTPRTCGFAHITASTQENLFSQTLKGTFVASIPFCGSIWDTDCLPYYQCVSILAWPRGLCGAPQLHTGEARITEGHCPRGHATGGTLTDPAPLLLLWPLPLGALSKHSWKKALKHSPHFHLNFLEFTPPHPPLFPLFPSDTYNYHLLLPRFYSFVHCSSFSVFAFLYQRRLCHRNDDKSLHWSENRT